Proteins encoded by one window of Candidatus Zymogenus saltonus:
- a CDS encoding cysteine desulfurase: protein MKTIYLDHAAGTPVDDKVVDGMIPYLKGYFGNPQSIHVYGEEAKGAIEAAREVMADLISADPGEIYFTANGTESNNIAIKGIAHAAKKKGSHIVVSAIEHQSVLHSVKSLVKEGFSVTHVPVDKHGVVSLEDVKKAMVDETILVSIMHANSEVGTIEPIGEIAKVAKERGAIFHTDAVSAVGNIPVDVNKLGVDSLSLSGSQFYGPKGAAALYLKKGTRIVPFIDGGIQEDGRRPGTENVPGIVGLGLAARLAKDEMADRAKHLTVLRDALISGLTSKIDHIYLTGHPEKRLPGHASFVVEFIEGEAMLLSLSMEGVCVASGSACTSKALKASHVLEAMKVETALAQGSIVFSFGMMNTMEDVDYVLEVFPPIIERLRKMSPLYTKYLKEGKK from the coding sequence ATGAAAACAATATATCTTGATCATGCGGCAGGAACCCCGGTTGACGACAAAGTCGTCGATGGGATGATACCCTATCTGAAGGGATACTTCGGAAATCCCCAAAGCATCCACGTATACGGCGAGGAGGCCAAGGGCGCCATCGAGGCGGCGAGGGAAGTGATGGCAGACCTCATCTCCGCCGATCCTGGCGAGATATACTTCACCGCTAACGGCACCGAGTCGAACAACATCGCGATAAAGGGTATCGCCCACGCGGCGAAGAAGAAGGGGAGCCACATCGTGGTCTCGGCGATCGAGCACCAGTCGGTCCTCCACTCTGTAAAGAGCCTTGTAAAAGAGGGTTTCTCGGTGACCCACGTCCCGGTGGACAAGCACGGCGTCGTGAGCCTCGAAGATGTAAAAAAGGCGATGGTTGATGAGACGATATTGGTGTCCATTATGCACGCGAACAGCGAGGTGGGGACGATAGAGCCGATAGGTGAGATCGCGAAAGTGGCAAAAGAGCGGGGCGCAATTTTTCATACAGACGCCGTCTCCGCCGTGGGGAATATCCCCGTGGATGTGAATAAGCTCGGGGTCGACTCCCTCTCCCTCTCCGGCAGCCAGTTCTACGGGCCGAAGGGCGCGGCGGCCCTGTACCTGAAAAAGGGGACGAGGATAGTGCCCTTTATCGACGGGGGGATACAGGAGGACGGCAGGCGTCCTGGGACGGAGAACGTCCCGGGGATCGTGGGGCTGGGCCTTGCCGCCCGGCTTGCCAAGGATGAGATGGCGGATCGAGCAAAACACCTGACCGTGCTCAGGGATGCCCTTATATCGGGACTCACCTCTAAAATCGATCATATTTATCTCACTGGACACCCTGAAAAGAGGCTTCCGGGACACGCGAGTTTCGTTGTCGAGTTCATCGAGGGGGAGGCGATGCTCTTGAGCCTCAGCATGGAGGGGGTGTGCGTCGCCAGCGGCTCCGCCTGCACCTCGAAGGCCTTGAAGGCCTCCCACGTCCTCGAGGCGATGAAGGTGGAGACCGCCCTGGCCCAGGGATCGATCGTCTTCAGCTTCGGGATGATGAACACGATGGAGGATGTGGACTACGTCCTGGAGGTTTTTCCTCCCATCATTGAGAGGCTGAGGAAGATGTCCCCGTTATATACGAAATATTTGAAAGAAGGAAAAAAATAA
- a CDS encoding sulfurtransferase TusA family protein, with amino-acid sequence MRWGFNMDFKKDQTLDCYGMLCPLPIIKISEKIKGMKEGEVLETLSTDEGIKEDIVAWCSATGNEYLGLKEEDDVFKVFVKKRAD; translated from the coding sequence ATGAGATGGGGTTTTAATATGGATTTCAAGAAAGACCAGACACTGGACTGTTACGGGATGCTCTGCCCGCTTCCGATAATCAAGATATCGGAGAAGATTAAGGGAATGAAGGAGGGGGAGGTACTGGAGACCCTCTCCACCGACGAGGGGATAAAGGAGGATATCGTCGCCTGGTGCAGCGCCACCGGAAACGAGTATCTGGGCCTCAAGGAGGAGGACGACGTCTTCAAGGTCTTCGTGAAGAAGAGGGCGGACTGA
- a CDS encoding DUF169 domain-containing protein, with product MKNDDRLAEFLSALGLDEEPMGVIWTDEEPEDCVSPKPQTPISREAEEKGEIDWQSVMENFACVLGIIWRARKKNAAACFDAERFGCLGGAFYLGFMNPYLHMHPPFISTGIPGIIEGERYAASPEAAKAFFDAMDPPKAAARYCVVKRIGQFKEGEVPVTVVFFARPEAMSGLAVLTAFITADIDAVRSPFGPGCSDVVTWPAKYLKDNKEFAVLGGFDPSCRKFLKTDEMTFAVPYSLYEKMLNRWEESFLTTETWKNQKKKIERSKKAWGEE from the coding sequence ATGAAAAACGATGACAGGCTCGCAGAATTTCTGTCTGCCCTGGGTCTCGACGAGGAGCCGATGGGGGTGATATGGACCGACGAGGAGCCGGAGGACTGCGTCTCCCCCAAACCGCAGACGCCTATAAGCCGCGAGGCGGAGGAGAAGGGGGAAATCGACTGGCAGTCGGTAATGGAAAATTTCGCCTGCGTCCTGGGGATCATCTGGCGGGCGAGGAAGAAAAACGCCGCCGCCTGCTTCGACGCCGAGCGGTTCGGGTGCCTTGGCGGGGCCTTCTACCTCGGGTTCATGAACCCCTACCTCCACATGCACCCCCCCTTCATCTCCACAGGGATCCCCGGCATCATTGAGGGGGAGCGCTACGCCGCCTCCCCGGAGGCGGCAAAGGCCTTCTTCGACGCCATGGACCCGCCAAAAGCCGCCGCCAGGTACTGCGTCGTAAAACGGATCGGCCAATTCAAGGAGGGGGAGGTTCCGGTCACCGTTGTCTTCTTCGCGCGCCCCGAGGCGATGAGCGGCCTTGCGGTCCTCACCGCCTTCATAACGGCCGACATCGATGCTGTGAGGTCGCCCTTCGGCCCCGGCTGCAGCGACGTGGTGACATGGCCGGCTAAATACCTGAAGGACAATAAAGAATTCGCCGTCCTCGGCGGCTTCGACCCGTCATGCAGGAAGTTCCTCAAGACCGACGAGATGACGTTCGCCGTCCCCTACTCCCTATACGAGAAGATGCTTAACAGGTGGGAGGAGTCGTTTCTCACCACCGAGACGTGGAAGAACCAGAAGAAGAAGATAGAGAGGAGTAAAAAGGCCTGGGGGGAGGAATAA
- a CDS encoding DsrE/DsrF/DrsH-like family protein has product MSGKDKATIIVFSDDIDKVLAAFNIATGAAAMGMDVSIFFTFWGLNVVRKERSAKSPREFLKKTFGIVNRGGASRLKLSKFHMGGIGTWMMKILMKKSMMLSVKEMIGIAHSLGVTMIACTTSMEFMGVDKEDIIDEVTRFAGVATYLAMARESKINLFI; this is encoded by the coding sequence ATGAGCGGCAAAGACAAGGCGACGATCATCGTCTTCAGCGATGATATAGACAAGGTCCTGGCGGCCTTCAACATCGCCACCGGGGCGGCGGCCATGGGGATGGATGTATCCATTTTCTTCACCTTCTGGGGACTCAACGTTGTGAGAAAGGAGAGATCGGCTAAGAGCCCCAGGGAGTTTTTAAAGAAGACCTTCGGGATTGTAAACCGCGGCGGAGCAAGCAGGCTCAAGCTCTCGAAGTTTCACATGGGGGGGATCGGGACGTGGATGATGAAGATCCTGATGAAAAAGTCGATGATGTTAAGCGTAAAGGAGATGATAGGGATCGCCCACTCCCTTGGTGTTACGATGATCGCCTGCACCACATCGATGGAGTTTATGGGGGTGGACAAGGAAGACATTATTGATGAAGTAACTCGCTTTGCGGGGGTCGCCACCTACCTGGCAATGGCCAGGGAGAGCAAGATCAACCTCTTTATTTGA
- a CDS encoding WG repeat-containing protein: MINIEIEPRFERADSFSEGFAAVRIKDKWGYVNKMGNIVIKPRFEKGLSFSEELAAVSLNGRWGYINRDGDFMIEPRFDKAYRFSEGVAEIKIKDRCGYINKSSEMVVYPSISNDWRSKGAIFSDHLAPAELDDKVGFINKEGNFMIRPQFLDAEEFSEGLAAVSVKRFFSKMWGFIGKDGVFVIKPGFFAVSAFSEDLAAVRTSVNMYGYIDKKGTPVILDNYERAKIFSERVAAVKVFGRGWGFIDKKGGYIIKPQFSDAGNFSEGLAPVLSDQKWGYIKNPIA; this comes from the coding sequence ATGATCAATATTGAAATTGAGCCCCGGTTTGAACGGGCGGATTCCTTTTCCGAGGGATTTGCCGCGGTCAGGATAAAGGACAAATGGGGTTACGTTAACAAGATGGGAAACATTGTAATAAAGCCAAGGTTTGAAAAGGGGCTTTCTTTTTCGGAGGAATTGGCCGCCGTTTCCTTAAATGGCAGGTGGGGATACATCAACAGGGATGGAGACTTTATGATTGAGCCCCGGTTTGATAAGGCCTATCGTTTTTCTGAGGGAGTAGCCGAAATAAAAATAAAGGATAGATGTGGATATATCAACAAGTCATCCGAGATGGTCGTTTATCCAAGCATCTCAAACGACTGGAGAAGTAAAGGCGCAATTTTTTCCGATCATTTGGCCCCTGCGGAGCTTGATGACAAAGTAGGGTTTATAAATAAGGAGGGAAATTTTATGATCCGGCCCCAGTTTTTGGATGCAGAGGAGTTTTCGGAGGGACTTGCCGCCGTCTCTGTAAAGAGGTTTTTCTCCAAGATGTGGGGATTTATCGGCAAGGACGGTGTTTTTGTCATCAAGCCCGGATTTTTTGCCGTTTCCGCCTTCTCGGAGGATCTCGCCGCCGTGCGCACCTCTGTAAATATGTACGGTTATATAGACAAAAAGGGGACACCCGTTATATTGGACAACTATGAAAGGGCCAAGATATTCTCGGAGAGGGTTGCTGCCGTTAAGGTTTTCGGTAGAGGGTGGGGATTTATTGATAAAAAAGGGGGTTATATCATCAAACCGCAGTTCTCGGATGCGGGCAATTTTTCGGAGGGATTGGCTCCCGTATTGTCTGATCAGAAATGGGGCTACATTAAAAATCCAATTGCCTGA
- a CDS encoding GTPase domain-containing protein, with translation MEEKEKKEILIIGPSQSGKTAMIASIQRAILNWNEKKTGTNLSIFPVNTEMEELLELYEMQVIENGYLPRTGSAGFSNYLFDLEFRRTGIGWLLGKKGIRFNFTDGPGGDLIPSLEKKSDFDKHEIEKRRNDLINRLEKASSFIVCIDSTDEKSAFDFWAILPTILRKRKKKFDRFVICLTKADRYFAERYINPLEEIESEDPIKRGTELLGKTGLKFIDMHCKETKVGICWTSAYGFIESDGNANYNKKEDKLRYWGEGFTEQEVMDNWTPYQIVEPFLFVATGISRGIKFL, from the coding sequence ATGGAAGAAAAAGAAAAGAAAGAGATACTGATTATTGGACCTTCACAGTCAGGCAAGACCGCAATGATAGCGTCTATTCAGCGGGCGATACTAAACTGGAATGAAAAGAAAACCGGTACTAATTTAAGTATTTTCCCCGTCAATACAGAGATGGAAGAACTATTGGAATTGTATGAGATGCAAGTAATAGAAAATGGTTATCTGCCCAGAACTGGATCTGCAGGATTCTCAAATTATCTCTTTGACTTAGAGTTTAGAAGAACCGGTATAGGATGGTTATTAGGTAAGAAGGGGATACGTTTCAATTTTACTGATGGTCCTGGAGGAGATCTCATTCCTTCATTAGAAAAAAAATCTGATTTTGATAAACATGAGATAGAGAAACGTAGAAATGATCTTATAAATCGTTTGGAAAAAGCGAGCAGCTTTATAGTATGCATAGATTCTACTGATGAAAAAAGCGCCTTTGATTTCTGGGCCATACTCCCTACTATTTTAAGAAAAAGGAAGAAAAAGTTTGATAGATTTGTAATCTGCCTTACAAAAGCAGACAGATATTTTGCTGAAAGATATATCAATCCATTAGAAGAAATAGAAAGTGAGGATCCCATAAAGAGGGGTACGGAGCTTTTGGGTAAAACAGGATTAAAGTTTATAGATATGCATTGTAAGGAAACAAAGGTAGGCATATGCTGGACCTCTGCTTACGGCTTTATCGAGAGCGATGGAAACGCAAATTATAACAAAAAGGAAGACAAGTTACGATATTGGGGGGAGGGTTTTACGGAACAAGAAGTTATGGATAATTGGACACCCTATCAGATAGTTGAGCCCTTTTTATTTGTTGCCACCGGAATAAGCAGAGGGATTAAATTCCTTTAA
- a CDS encoding GTPase domain-containing protein, with protein sequence MNNKVFEKKSIVPIVKEIRIIGPLHSGKMAILGSIEQAFLNWNKYESGVNIGFFPQNSNMENLCYQYKITIKKGELPKLNIDKITEYIFDLELRGSRLKWFLGKKMVRFRVLYFPGTLSFPSTAKNDHDWSKASGFSKELVDSLDNADGFIACLDANDNDAAFDFWANLPRILGKIENKPKKVVVCLNKSDKLFADREEKAYGSLLNESPLKYGKDFIPKSGLNCLDMYCKGVKLGICWSSVYGFLKTKGYANYNSNNDRLLLWGKEYNDQDVINNWMPYHVVEPFLFMVLGGVKGVKKYSVNSQQFKEWIMGKFSVFYRFLFRLKAVKAKG encoded by the coding sequence ATGAATAATAAGGTTTTTGAAAAGAAGTCTATTGTTCCAATAGTCAAGGAGATTAGAATCATCGGACCGCTCCATTCCGGCAAGATGGCAATCCTTGGGTCTATAGAACAAGCTTTCTTAAATTGGAATAAATATGAATCCGGAGTAAATATAGGTTTTTTCCCGCAGAATAGTAATATGGAAAATCTCTGTTATCAATACAAAATAACAATAAAAAAGGGAGAACTTCCGAAATTAAATATAGATAAAATCACCGAGTACATTTTTGATCTTGAATTAAGGGGCTCTCGTCTTAAATGGTTTTTGGGTAAAAAGATGGTCCGCTTTCGTGTCCTGTATTTCCCCGGGACATTGTCTTTCCCCTCTACAGCAAAGAATGATCATGATTGGTCGAAGGCCTCAGGCTTTTCAAAAGAGCTGGTGGATTCTTTAGATAATGCGGATGGATTTATCGCCTGTCTCGATGCGAATGACAACGACGCTGCCTTTGATTTTTGGGCCAATCTCCCAAGGATTCTGGGGAAGATCGAAAACAAACCTAAAAAGGTCGTTGTCTGCCTGAACAAGTCGGATAAGTTGTTTGCCGATAGAGAAGAGAAGGCATACGGCTCCTTATTGAACGAAAGTCCTCTGAAATATGGAAAGGATTTTATCCCGAAATCGGGATTGAATTGTCTTGATATGTACTGCAAAGGAGTTAAATTGGGGATTTGCTGGTCCTCGGTTTATGGATTTCTAAAAACAAAGGGCTATGCCAATTATAACTCAAATAATGACCGTCTGCTTCTATGGGGCAAAGAGTACAATGACCAGGATGTAATTAATAATTGGATGCCCTATCATGTAGTCGAGCCATTTTTATTCATGGTATTGGGCGGTGTAAAAGGGGTAAAAAAGTATAGTGTAAACTCTCAGCAATTCAAAGAATGGATTATGGGAAAGTTCAGCGTCTTTTATCGTTTTCTATTTAGATTAAAGGCCGTTAAGGCGAAGGGTTAA
- the nifU gene encoding Fe-S cluster assembly scaffold protein NifU, with protein sequence MYSEKVMDHFRNPRNVGVLDNADGIGEEGNPVCGDMMTFYIKVKDDRLEDIKFQTFGCGSAIAVSSMISEMAMGKTLDEAMKITNKDVAEELGGLPKNKLHCSNLGADALHRAIENYRKDVKVEPKAKRPEKPADSAAHCHCPYCGEEFDCKDSHVEMCQNRPASE encoded by the coding sequence ATGTACTCAGAAAAGGTTATGGATCACTTCAGAAATCCCCGAAACGTGGGGGTCTTGGATAATGCCGACGGAATCGGCGAGGAGGGAAATCCGGTCTGCGGAGACATGATGACGTTTTACATCAAGGTCAAGGACGACAGGCTCGAGGATATAAAATTCCAGACTTTCGGCTGCGGCAGCGCCATTGCCGTGTCGAGCATGATAAGCGAGATGGCCATGGGCAAGACCCTGGACGAGGCGATGAAGATAACCAACAAGGACGTTGCGGAGGAGCTGGGTGGTCTTCCCAAGAACAAGCTCCATTGCTCGAATCTCGGCGCGGACGCCCTCCACAGGGCTATCGAGAACTACAGGAAGGACGTCAAGGTTGAGCCTAAGGCGAAGAGGCCGGAAAAGCCGGCGGATTCCGCCGCCCACTGTCATTGTCCCTACTGCGGCGAGGAGTTCGACTGCAAGGACAGTCACGTGGAGATGTGTCAGAACAGGCCAGCCTCCGAATAG
- a CDS encoding WG repeat-containing protein: protein MSESLSWHQYVFGKLVKYPDGPILGPDHDCIGKSEGFPEELERYCRYDRVGLGSGDVFEWHEYPWLNRGGGIVCRPHIIDDKAYVIVGRMQMRSEDGGPAKPPFRLYHHRHYIITDAKRVLYPPVVMSTDIPWMEPMVEKEMALKPVTTSYKHLDKRLPDEWIEEISEPLKIVMSGQSLSVQDWAMEVDNFLSTVNLVLCALPLTLVWRIPFGAGLTNMDGSVAIGMGMWALKGARIIKGERKDTEEHDFSDGEYYYGWIEENCSGCSTYRELVDTVAEKLPKFESYDSIPIGLSWKEVSKQISGVVSKLERIKEFRKSSDINVPEERVTGIVNVLDDLFATVREYNPWYDLISTGGKANWLREWLKDAELELIWFSLLEIVDKKTQRFFNSLPEGKYQKIVKRLLSGEKSDDNELIKFIRCATKDNLDNLNLLIGKANIFDSYLMAEESRRRGLHTKLEILINRKYSDTASSLDLIKESKRLAAQLVKLNKLPTKTMCRILLLGWEEIDQREKDEISHKIESLIGQPYTYIITGFEREDLRGGDHRRVFSEVGISAIREKISIDPEVSQRLFMTIKRRYSKGSFANVISRELFDIFKFWLCNAKKADIRWMKDESLILLSDILNGEKVDIKGYLGEEIDTGFVRKVLESFESKIEIKNFVVKNVSELEFLEEIMPSHCELTLSDSQIGLMIDEAFVDESNLKKYKGITSRRRDLLDKPGWRLLSLPEHNKIKIGLYDTESDSLKYLNAFSILMLVLRGVDMPRGDLNKITPEIIGDFFERDEWSKYFYIKHLHFFSKEAKRKKADRFGEALLTSRLGFAKGALSRSEVENVVMKELKRSIWTRDLFFSNILDINYHREFIANISWTVGRETIIETFKDINFVDVFREPEYCLLEKQRGSAMKKCPDCGRRVREANSIFCPDCSTRLVSVTAEDILESQLRELIKEKGYSILDDRNCEKLISNLEYKFFLEEEDKNDYWRKKKFLIKALKGNFPQEILSLRDEHTADEIIETLKDKLLVYQKNLSKDSAYWVIATWIYAFKEDDNGKGPNGDTEGYLSIEKNKDRNEMHPKHGFVGKSVYIIFEPQLNDAKCFSEGLAAVKVKKKWGYVNKDGEAVIESKYDKANDFSEGIAAVYIGGKWQYINKKGEPIVDSLFNDASSFSEGVAGVDMKEKICYVDKSFKIVATPHVDHNWEGWGRSFSEGMCMVAKGKNLGYIDKEGFFCIEPNYREAGDFSNGLAPVVPSKFPIKIWGYINNVGKYIIWARFFGARNFSERLAAVKSIRNIKWGYIDDRGKFVIKPSFKDALDFSEGLAAVRHSGGKYSGKWGFIDKSGKYVIDPRFITVRNFSEGLAPVMIEGKWGYISHPLKVDSYRDGSV from the coding sequence ATGTCAGAATCATTATCGTGGCACCAATATGTTTTTGGAAAGCTCGTAAAATATCCGGACGGTCCAATCCTTGGTCCGGACCATGATTGTATCGGAAAATCTGAGGGATTTCCTGAGGAGCTGGAAAGATATTGTCGTTACGACAGAGTCGGACTCGGTTCCGGTGACGTCTTCGAGTGGCACGAATATCCATGGCTGAACAGGGGCGGAGGGATTGTATGTCGCCCCCACATTATTGACGATAAGGCTTATGTTATCGTCGGCCGTATGCAAATGAGGTCGGAAGATGGAGGCCCGGCCAAACCACCTTTCAGGCTCTATCATCACAGGCACTATATCATTACAGATGCAAAGAGAGTTCTCTACCCCCCTGTTGTAATGTCTACCGATATCCCCTGGATGGAGCCGATGGTTGAAAAGGAGATGGCCCTGAAGCCTGTCACGACATCATATAAACATTTGGACAAAAGACTTCCGGATGAATGGATTGAAGAGATATCCGAACCACTTAAGATCGTGATGTCCGGACAATCTTTGAGTGTGCAGGATTGGGCAATGGAAGTGGATAATTTCCTCTCGACAGTCAACTTGGTTCTCTGCGCGCTTCCCTTGACCCTTGTGTGGCGTATTCCTTTCGGGGCGGGACTGACCAATATGGACGGATCCGTTGCGATCGGGATGGGGATGTGGGCATTAAAGGGGGCCAGGATTATTAAGGGAGAGCGAAAAGACACCGAAGAGCATGATTTTTCCGATGGTGAGTACTACTACGGATGGATTGAGGAAAACTGCTCTGGTTGTTCGACCTATCGTGAGTTGGTGGACACGGTGGCGGAGAAGCTGCCCAAGTTTGAAAGCTATGACTCAATCCCCATTGGCTTGTCCTGGAAGGAAGTTTCCAAACAGATATCCGGAGTTGTATCCAAGTTGGAAAGAATTAAGGAATTTCGGAAATCTTCTGATATCAATGTGCCGGAAGAACGGGTGACCGGGATTGTAAATGTATTGGATGACTTGTTTGCCACCGTTAGAGAATACAACCCCTGGTACGATTTGATCTCGACCGGCGGAAAGGCCAACTGGTTAAGGGAGTGGCTAAAGGATGCGGAACTCGAGCTTATCTGGTTTTCCCTTTTAGAGATAGTAGATAAAAAAACTCAAAGATTTTTTAATTCGCTTCCCGAAGGGAAATATCAAAAAATTGTAAAGAGATTGTTATCGGGAGAAAAGTCCGACGATAATGAGCTGATAAAATTTATTCGTTGTGCCACAAAAGACAATTTAGACAATCTAAATCTGCTGATTGGAAAAGCAAACATTTTTGACAGCTACTTGATGGCTGAAGAGTCCCGGAGAAGGGGACTGCATACCAAGTTGGAAATATTAATAAATCGGAAATATTCTGATACCGCTTCAAGTCTCGATCTGATCAAAGAGAGTAAGCGTTTGGCGGCTCAATTGGTCAAGTTGAACAAATTGCCCACAAAAACTATGTGTCGCATCTTGCTCCTTGGATGGGAGGAGATAGACCAAAGGGAGAAAGATGAGATTTCACACAAGATAGAATCCCTGATCGGACAGCCGTATACTTACATTATTACCGGTTTTGAACGTGAAGATTTGAGGGGAGGTGATCATAGAAGAGTATTTTCAGAGGTAGGAATTTCGGCAATAAGGGAAAAGATTAGTATTGATCCCGAGGTATCTCAACGGCTTTTTATGACAATAAAAAGAAGATATAGTAAAGGCTCTTTTGCTAATGTCATTTCAAGGGAGTTGTTCGATATATTCAAATTCTGGCTTTGTAATGCAAAAAAGGCAGACATCAGATGGATGAAGGATGAGTCATTAATATTGTTGTCGGATATTCTGAACGGCGAAAAGGTCGATATCAAAGGTTATCTCGGCGAGGAGATTGATACCGGATTTGTAAGGAAGGTTCTCGAATCTTTTGAGTCGAAGATAGAGATTAAAAATTTTGTGGTCAAGAACGTTTCAGAGTTGGAATTTTTAGAAGAGATTATGCCGAGTCATTGCGAATTGACCCTTTCCGATTCGCAAATAGGGCTTATGATTGACGAGGCATTTGTTGACGAATCGAATCTAAAGAAATATAAAGGTATTACTTCAAGGAGAAGGGACCTGCTCGACAAACCGGGGTGGCGTCTTTTGTCTTTACCGGAGCATAATAAGATAAAGATCGGTCTGTACGATACGGAGTCGGATTCTTTGAAGTACTTAAATGCCTTTTCGATCTTGATGCTTGTCCTCAGGGGCGTGGATATGCCAAGGGGGGATTTGAATAAAATTACTCCGGAGATAATCGGGGATTTTTTTGAGCGGGATGAATGGAGTAAATATTTCTATATAAAGCATTTACACTTCTTTTCCAAAGAGGCGAAGAGAAAAAAAGCCGACCGTTTTGGCGAAGCTCTCCTGACTTCAAGGCTCGGATTTGCAAAAGGGGCTTTATCAAGGAGTGAAGTTGAAAATGTAGTTATGAAGGAGCTTAAAAGGAGCATCTGGACGAGGGATTTGTTCTTCTCCAATATATTAGATATTAATTATCACAGGGAGTTTATTGCAAACATATCTTGGACCGTCGGCAGGGAAACCATAATAGAGACATTCAAAGATATAAATTTTGTTGATGTATTTAGAGAGCCTGAATATTGTTTATTAGAAAAACAAAGAGGCAGTGCCATGAAAAAGTGTCCTGATTGTGGAAGGAGAGTAAGGGAAGCAAATTCCATATTTTGTCCTGACTGTTCGACAAGACTGGTTTCTGTTACCGCCGAGGATATTCTGGAATCGCAGCTCAGGGAATTGATCAAGGAAAAAGGATACTCTATCCTCGACGACAGGAATTGTGAAAAATTAATCAGTAATCTCGAATATAAATTTTTTTTGGAGGAAGAGGATAAGAATGATTATTGGCGTAAGAAAAAATTCCTGATCAAGGCTTTGAAGGGCAATTTCCCACAAGAAATTTTGTCTCTAAGAGACGAACATACGGCAGACGAAATCATTGAAACGCTGAAGGACAAGCTTTTGGTCTACCAAAAGAACCTGAGTAAAGATAGTGCATACTGGGTAATTGCTACATGGATATACGCCTTTAAAGAAGATGATAACGGTAAAGGGCCAAATGGTGACACCGAGGGCTATCTTTCAATAGAAAAGAATAAAGACAGAAACGAGATGCATCCTAAACATGGTTTTGTCGGTAAATCTGTCTATATTATTTTTGAACCGCAGCTTAACGATGCAAAGTGTTTTTCGGAGGGCCTTGCCGCCGTAAAAGTCAAAAAGAAATGGGGTTATGTAAATAAGGACGGTGAAGCCGTTATTGAATCGAAGTACGACAAGGCCAATGATTTTTCTGAAGGGATTGCCGCCGTCTACATCGGCGGGAAGTGGCAGTACATTAACAAAAAAGGGGAGCCTATTGTTGACTCTCTGTTCAATGACGCATCCAGTTTCTCCGAGGGGGTGGCCGGTGTGGATATGAAGGAGAAGATCTGCTACGTTGATAAGTCTTTTAAGATCGTCGCCACGCCTCATGTAGACCACAATTGGGAGGGTTGGGGCAGGTCTTTTTCCGAGGGTATGTGCATGGTGGCGAAAGGTAAAAATCTTGGATATATTGATAAGGAAGGATTTTTTTGTATAGAGCCGAACTATCGCGAGGCAGGAGATTTTTCGAATGGCCTGGCGCCGGTGGTGCCATCCAAATTCCCTATAAAAATATGGGGCTATATTAATAACGTAGGTAAATATATTATATGGGCACGTTTTTTTGGGGCCCGTAATTTTTCTGAAAGACTTGCCGCGGTGAAATCGATTCGAAATATAAAGTGGGGATACATTGACGACAGGGGGAAGTTCGTTATCAAGCCAAGCTTCAAGGATGCCCTGGACTTTTCGGAAGGCCTTGCCGCTGTAAGGCATTCGGGCGGAAAGTATTCGGGGAAGTGGGGTTTTATTGACAAGTCGGGAAAATATGTAATAGACCCACGATTTATAACCGTCAGGAACTTTTCCGAGGGGCTCGCACCGGTAATGATTGAGGGTAAATGGGGATATATCAGCCATCCTCTGAAGGTCGATTCTTACAGGGATGGGAGTGTTTGA